The nucleotide sequence AAACCAGAATTCGAAGTTTGTCGTGCTCGCGGTTCCGCTCGTCGACGAGACTCGCCATCTCATGTCCACCGAGGAATTCGCCGCGATGCGTGACGATGCGATTCTGATCAACGTCGCGCGTGGCCCTGTGGTCGACCAGGCGGCGCTCGTCGACGCTCTCGAAGCTGGGGCGCTCGGTGGGGCTGCACTCGACGTTTTCGAGGCGGAACCGCTGCCCGAGGAGTCCCCCCTTTGGGAGTTCGAGGAGGTTCTCATCACTCCCCACTGCGCAGGATTCACTGAGGACTACTATCGGAACGTCGCGGATCTCGTCCGGGAGAACATCGCCCACATCGACGCCGGCGAGGAACTCGTCAATCGATCCGTGTAGCTGAGTGGGTTGGGATTACGCGGATCGCACAGATCGAACAGAGGCACACGATAGACTTCCACTATAGCTGTTCAGTGATATGCTCCTTGAGCAGCGTCCGGTGACAGCGTTTCTGGTCGGTGTTCTCGAAACAGACGAAGACGAGGTGTTCACCATCACGAAGCCTGTTCGTGAGTTCACCGGCTGCCTCCTGAGCATCCGCTGCTTCGGTGAGATGTGTTCGGTACCGGTCTTCGAATCCGACCTCGTCCCAGGCAGCATTATGGGCGCCTTCGTCACACATCCCCTGCATTTTGAAATCCTCGTGGCGCTGTTTGAACTCGTCCAGGAGGTCTGGCGGTGGACCGAGTGCCGGGTAGTTCTCGTTGATCGTCGTTCTGAACCAGCCAGTGGGCCGTCGTACCACACCCACGAGCGTAGCCTCCGGGGAGATGTCTACGAGATCATGCTGTAGCGCTGCGACGTACGTGTCCTCGAGGAGGTCAGAGGTGGTCACGATCTCTGTCTTTGCCGTTCGGCGCCCAGCGTAGTCAACCTCCCGGTGGATGTCTATGGCCCCTGCCCGCTGGGGGGTTTTGTGATCGTTCGCAGAGCGAGAATATGGCTGGGTTATGCTGTCGAGACTGTCCAGCGGGTAGGACGACCGACATCGATTCGGGCAGCGGATTGACGCATTACTGCCGGAGTACGGTTCAAATAGAGACGGCACGTCCAACAGGTATCGAATCAACGGCTGTCTGTCGATATCGAAAGCTATAGTCCGATTTGTGAGCAAGAGCTAGGGGAATGTCGTGGATCTTGCTCTTTGTAGCTGGCCTGTTCGAGATCGCTTGGGCAATTGGCTTAGAGTATTCTGACGGCCTCTCAGAACCAATCCCGACAGCGGGTACAGTCATCGCGCTCATCATCAGTATGGTATTACTCGCGAAAGCGATACAAAACCTGCCGATCGGGACCGCGTATGCTGTCTGGACGGGGATCGGCGCCGTTGGCACTGCCACGCTCGGCATCGTCTTATTCGACGAACCGGCGACGAGTGCCCGTCTCCTCTTCATCTCCGTGATCGTCTTCGGGATCGTTGGCCTCCACTTCGTCTCTGGAGGCCACTAACGACGACTCACCGAACGGAGTCCGGCGGTTACCAGCCGTACTCCTGGTGGACCTGACGACCTTCTTCGTTCAACAGTGGTCCGACCACATCGCTGACGCCATCCAGAATTTCCGCGCACCGAACTGTTGGCTCGCTCCCGGTGAACGCTGCGATTTCATCACTCCCGACACTGTAGGCGACGCGCCCGAACCCAGCTGTCGCCATCCCGCCAGCACACATCGGACACGGTTCGGTGCTCGTATACATGACCATCGCAGCGCGCTCATCGGCGTCGTACTCTCGGCACGCGCGATACGCGAGATGGAGCTCGGGGTGGCGGCGGATATCGTCCTCCGTACTCTCGCGATTCGAATCGCTCATGATGACAGTATCGTCGCGGACGAGTACGGTGCCGAACGGTTTGTCGCCACGAGCGGTAGCCTCGCGCGCTAGCTCGAAGGTCTCGCGCATATGTGCGTCGTGGTCGAACTCGTCGAAATTGGGAGCTGCCATAGCTGTATGGTAGTCTCTCTGGGTGAAGTACTTGGTTGGAACGGCGACTCAGGCTTCGTTTGGCCTGTGACGGTCCCTGTCGGTTGGTCTATCCTTCGGGAGGTGATGACGGTGATTTTTCACCCCGCTGCCAGCCTACCCTCTGACCTCCAGTATTCTAGATGTAGAGTGGTTAAGAGTCTGCAACGCGGACCTACCGACCGAGGAATGATTCTAAGTGACGGATAGAATGAAGGCTGTTCGCATGCACGAGTTCGGCTCGCCGGATGTCCTCAGATACGAGGATGCGCCCCGTCCGGATCCGCTTGATGATGACGTGCTCGTTCGGGTTCACGCAGCGGGTGTCAACCCAGTCGACTGGCGGATTCGTCAGGGAATGCAGCTGGTGTCGATGCTGCCCGAGAATCCGTTTCCCCTCATTCTCGGGATGGACGTTTCAGGCGTCGTCGAGGAGACCGGCGCGTCAGTTACCGAATTTGAGACGGGCGATGCAGTGTTCGGTGTCAATGGGTTCCCGGAGTTAGGTTCCTATGCGGAGTATTCGGCCACACCTGCCGAGCAACTAGCCCCGAAGCCCAAATCGCTCGATCACGAGGGGGCAGCTGGCGTGCCGGTCGTCACGCAGACCGCTTGGCAAGCGTTATTCGAGTATGCTGATTGCACGGCCGACCAGCGAGTTCTCATCCACGGTGCAGCAGGTGGTGTCGGACATATGGCCGTCCAGCTGGCGAAATGGAAGGGGGCCGACGTAATCGCCACAGCGTCGGGATACAGCGAAGACTATCTCCGGGAGTTAGGCGTCGATGAGTTCGTGAACTACCGCGAGGAGCGCTTCGAGTCAGTGATTGATGAGGTCGATATCGTGGTAGATACAGTCGGGGGTGAAACCCCAGCACGCTCAGTTGACGTGCTCAGGAAAAAGGGGGTGCTCGTTTCAGTCGTTGGACAACCATCCGGAGCGCTCACCACCAACCACGACATTGATGTACAGGTGGTAAGTGGGCGGTCGAATTCCCCATCGCTCCTAACAACGATTAGCGAACTGATTGACGCCGGAGAAGTGCGCCCCACGATCAGTGCCGAATTCCCACTCGAAAATACAGCTCAGGCACACGAAGTAGGTGAGACAGAACACGTACAAGGGAAACTCGTTCTCAGCGTAGCGTGATTCGACGTGTCGTACATTGAATTGAGATCCACAGTCAGTATCGAGTGGATCTCCCACTCCAATTCTTGTGACAATAGAATTAGAACTATTTCTCCAACACGGATTAGCGTGGCCACCGCCCTGTAGCGGATGACTTACGGGGAGCACTTACCGAGAGAGTAATAGAACGGATGGAATGGATACGGAAACTCCGGAATTCGCCAGCAGCGGCCGTGATTTTCGCGAGTACCCTCGTCGCTGTCATGGGTGTCTCACTCATCAGCCCTGTACTCCCAGCGGTCCAGGAGGCATGGAACATTTCGGAGGCACAGGCCAGCCTCTTGCTGTCGGCGTTCACGCTCCCCGGAATCTTTCTCACTCTCCCGATTGGACTGCTAACCGACCGCATCGGTCGAAAACCGATTCTAATCCCGGCGCTCGTTGTCTTCGGACTCAGTGGTGGCGGTATCATCTTCATTTCCGACTTCACCCTGATCTTGGTCCTGCGAGCCATCCAAGGGGCGGCGAGTAGTGCGATTGCGATGCTCACGGTCACGCTCCTCGGCGACCTCTATTCCGGTGAACAACGACGAGTGCTAATTGGGACCAACGCGGCGATTCTCGCGGTGGGTGCTGCTGGCTATCCGTTACTCGGCGGTGCGCTCGCGACAGTCGCTTGGTCGGCGCCCTTCGCGTGTTTTCTCCTCGCGCTGCTCGTCGCTGTACCCGGCATAACCTTGCTCGAGGAGCCACAGCGCGACGAGAACAATACGAATTCGAGTATCCGTGCATTCCTCACCGGGCCCACATCGATGACCCCCTTCGTCGTGCTCTATCTCGCAATCTTCGGTATTTTTGTCATCCTCTATGGTGCGCAGCTCACCGCCGTTCCGTTCCTACTCGCCAACGAATATCAGCTCTCTTCAGCCGGTATCGGCCTTCTCGTGGGATTACCAGCAATTTCAATGGGAGCGACAGCAATGCAAGGTGATCGCGTGCTTCGGTCGCTCACGAGCTTCCAATCGATCGCGCTCGGATTCGTGAGTTACGGGATCGGACTCGTCATTGTCGCCGTCGCGGACTCCATATACGTAGTTGCTGGTGCACTCCTTCTATTCGGACTTGGTCAAGGACTTGCAGAGCCGATTACGGATACGGCACTCAACGAACGAGCACCGGACGAATTCCGCGGGAGCATTATGAGTATTCGGACGAGTGTTCTCAGACTCGGCACGACGGTCGGTCCGCCGCTTAGTGTCGGGGCTGCAGCACTGTTCGGCTATCGTCAAACCCTGTTAGTGTCTGGTGCCGCTGCCTTCTTGATCGGAGTAACGTGGTTTACGGTGAGACGTCAGTGAACACTCAAAGTCAGCTAACAGATTGGAGACGGAATGTGTTCATTGGTGGGTATCCAGAATTCGACGTACGGTGACCTCGGCAAGCTGTGTGAAACCCACTGTATCCGGCATAACATCGACAGCGATCCCATGCTTGTCGACAGCACGTTTTGTTGGTGCTCCTATCGCTCCAACAATCGTCTCCTCTAGCTCGCGTTGGAGTGCAGCGACAGCGTCACGTTCAGTCGCAATTTGAACGAAGTACTCTACCGTCTTTGGCGAGGTGAACAG is from Halostella litorea and encodes:
- a CDS encoding DUF488 domain-containing protein; the encoded protein is MTTSDLLEDTYVAALQHDLVDISPEATLVGVVRRPTGWFRTTINENYPALGPPPDLLDEFKQRHEDFKMQGMCDEGAHNAAWDEVGFEDRYRTHLTEAADAQEAAGELTNRLRDGEHLVFVCFENTDQKRCHRTLLKEHITEQL
- a CDS encoding NADP-dependent oxidoreductase, translated to MHEFGSPDVLRYEDAPRPDPLDDDVLVRVHAAGVNPVDWRIRQGMQLVSMLPENPFPLILGMDVSGVVEETGASVTEFETGDAVFGVNGFPELGSYAEYSATPAEQLAPKPKSLDHEGAAGVPVVTQTAWQALFEYADCTADQRVLIHGAAGGVGHMAVQLAKWKGADVIATASGYSEDYLRELGVDEFVNYREERFESVIDEVDIVVDTVGGETPARSVDVLRKKGVLVSVVGQPSGALTTNHDIDVQVVSGRSNSPSLLTTISELIDAGEVRPTISAEFPLENTAQAHEVGETEHVQGKLVLSVA
- a CDS encoding nucleoside deaminase; protein product: MAAPNFDEFDHDAHMRETFELAREATARGDKPFGTVLVRDDTVIMSDSNRESTEDDIRRHPELHLAYRACREYDADERAAMVMYTSTEPCPMCAGGMATAGFGRVAYSVGSDEIAAFTGSEPTVRCAEILDGVSDVVGPLLNEEGRQVHQEYGW
- a CDS encoding MFS transporter, which produces MEWIRKLRNSPAAAVIFASTLVAVMGVSLISPVLPAVQEAWNISEAQASLLLSAFTLPGIFLTLPIGLLTDRIGRKPILIPALVVFGLSGGGIIFISDFTLILVLRAIQGAASSAIAMLTVTLLGDLYSGEQRRVLIGTNAAILAVGAAGYPLLGGALATVAWSAPFACFLLALLVAVPGITLLEEPQRDENNTNSSIRAFLTGPTSMTPFVVLYLAIFGIFVILYGAQLTAVPFLLANEYQLSSAGIGLLVGLPAISMGATAMQGDRVLRSLTSFQSIALGFVSYGIGLVIVAVADSIYVVAGALLLFGLGQGLAEPITDTALNERAPDEFRGSIMSIRTSVLRLGTTVGPPLSVGAAALFGYRQTLLVSGAAAFLIGVTWFTVRRQ
- a CDS encoding DMT family transporter, with product MSWILLFVAGLFEIAWAIGLEYSDGLSEPIPTAGTVIALIISMVLLAKAIQNLPIGTAYAVWTGIGAVGTATLGIVLFDEPATSARLLFISVIVFGIVGLHFVSGGH